A window of Armatimonadota bacterium contains these coding sequences:
- a CDS encoding S9 family peptidase has protein sequence MDRAASPQTATHAGPPLSIDQLLAIRPAVLPEAPQWAPDGSAILFVSAMSGEPDLWTVSPSGGLPTRLTTGMGEIPFLGARMPQWSPTGDCIAYISAKSGTPEIWLWTGRGPDRRLTRLGAAIEAFRWAPDGRAIVLAGNRYGQYDIYRVAVPSGEATRLTRDPRYEVYPAFTPDGRIVYVRLNEAWTDHDVVLMDADGGNARVVVRDTDMFDYHYGRTFGTPQPSPDGTHLLIRSQRSGWFNYYIAPLAGGDLRPVAAAAADQSDAVWSPDGRSVAYVENHDGTLQIRIAPASGGEPRVLVDPDEGVCSFPQWSPDGARICYLFQTTTAPQDLWVVDVDSGQTRALTTSVPAWAAPALVRPKKVRYPTDDGLTISAYLYPGRGLGPGEKSPGILWIHGGPTSQFLDTFQPSVQFFAGQGYSVLLPNIRGSSGYGRAFEDLNNRDWGGGDLRDAIAGKRYLATLPEVDPDRTGITGTSYGGCLTMSAVCYAPEEFQCAVACSGYANWVRHYRELELRHIKLLEYEFGGPLQGNEDVYYRCSPIYKVSQATTPCFVLHGEGKWPWSDAGLEFARALEREYKTFRYKVYPNENYYVLSTPNVRQMLLDMLEWFDLYLRDRAPAGGGHGGQRTRGWTGPVSRDVAE, from the coding sequence ATGGACCGGGCAGCAAGTCCCCAAACAGCGACGCACGCCGGACCGCCACTCAGCATCGACCAGCTCCTGGCCATCCGACCGGCGGTGCTGCCGGAGGCACCCCAGTGGGCGCCGGACGGCTCGGCGATTCTGTTCGTGTCCGCGATGTCGGGCGAACCGGATCTGTGGACGGTGTCCCCGTCGGGCGGACTGCCGACCCGCCTGACGACCGGGATGGGCGAGATCCCTTTCTTGGGCGCGCGGATGCCGCAGTGGTCGCCCACCGGTGATTGCATCGCTTACATCTCCGCCAAGAGCGGGACGCCGGAGATCTGGCTTTGGACCGGCCGCGGTCCGGACCGGCGGCTGACGCGTCTGGGTGCTGCGATCGAGGCCTTCCGCTGGGCCCCCGACGGGCGTGCGATCGTGCTGGCCGGCAACCGCTACGGCCAGTACGACATCTACCGCGTGGCCGTCCCCTCGGGCGAGGCGACCCGTTTGACGCGCGATCCGCGTTACGAGGTGTACCCTGCGTTCACTCCCGACGGCCGCATCGTCTACGTACGGCTCAATGAGGCGTGGACCGATCACGACGTGGTGCTGATGGATGCCGACGGAGGCAACGCTCGCGTCGTGGTGCGCGACACGGATATGTTCGACTACCACTACGGCCGTACCTTCGGAACGCCGCAGCCATCGCCGGATGGAACCCACCTGCTGATCCGCTCCCAGCGGTCGGGTTGGTTCAACTACTACATCGCACCGCTGGCCGGCGGAGACCTGCGCCCCGTGGCCGCGGCCGCCGCCGATCAGAGCGACGCCGTCTGGTCGCCCGACGGGAGGTCGGTGGCCTACGTCGAGAACCACGACGGCACGCTGCAGATCCGGATCGCTCCGGCCTCCGGAGGCGAACCGCGGGTGCTGGTCGATCCCGACGAGGGCGTGTGTTCGTTTCCGCAGTGGTCGCCCGACGGTGCCCGGATCTGCTACCTCTTCCAGACCACGACGGCTCCGCAGGACCTGTGGGTCGTGGATGTGGACAGCGGACAGACCCGTGCGCTGACCACGTCGGTGCCGGCCTGGGCCGCCCCAGCGCTGGTGCGACCGAAAAAGGTCCGCTATCCGACCGACGACGGGCTGACGATCTCGGCCTATCTGTACCCCGGCCGGGGTCTGGGACCGGGCGAGAAGAGTCCGGGAATCCTGTGGATCCACGGCGGTCCCACCTCGCAGTTCCTCGACACCTTCCAGCCGTCGGTGCAGTTCTTCGCCGGCCAGGGCTACTCGGTGCTGCTGCCCAACATCCGCGGCAGCTCCGGCTACGGGCGCGCGTTCGAGGACCTCAACAACAGGGACTGGGGCGGAGGTGACCTGCGCGACGCGATCGCCGGAAAACGGTACCTGGCCACCTTACCCGAGGTGGACCCCGACCGCACCGGCATCACGGGCACCAGCTACGGCGGCTGCCTGACGATGTCGGCGGTCTGCTACGCGCCGGAGGAATTTCAGTGCGCGGTGGCGTGTTCGGGCTATGCGAACTGGGTGCGCCACTACCGCGAACTGGAACTGCGGCACATCAAACTCCTAGAGTACGAGTTCGGTGGACCGCTTCAGGGCAACGAGGACGTCTACTACCGGTGCTCGCCCATCTACAAAGTCTCGCAGGCGACGACGCCGTGCTTCGTCCTGCACGGGGAAGGGAAGTGGCCGTGGAGCGACGCCGGGTTGGAGTTCGCCCGGGCGCTGGAGCGGGAGTACAAGACCTTTCGATACAAGGTCTACCCGAACGAGAACTACTACGTGCTCTCCACACCCAACGTCCGGCAGATGCTGCTGGACATGCTGGAGTGGTTCGACCTCTACCTCCGCGACCGCGCACCCGCCGGAGGCGGACACGGCGGCCAGCGAACACGCGGATGGACCGGCCCGGTCAGTCGGGATGTGGCGGAGTGA
- a CDS encoding cation:proton antiporter, which produces MEAHAARLFADLGLLMLAALGGGLLAHALRQPLIVGYILGGIAVGPFTPGPTVTDVRAFELFAEIGVVLLLFSAGVEFSIRELFRVRRVALLGGPAGIALTVLLTVGVGWLLRWPLAQSLVVGGAISVASTMVLIKFLQERGELGAPHGRVAVGITLVEDLAVVAMTILLPVLALGGEHRLALFGRGLLQAALLLIPLLWLARRVVPKVLARVARTRNMELFLMVTLAMAIGTATLTAGLGLSLALGAFLAGLVISESEFAHEALARILPVRDIFVAVFFVSIGTFVRPASLLAEAQVVVLLVVLITVGKFLVWSVIVRAAGYGARTAILAGLGLTQIGEFSYILAGLGRAQGLVSTAVYEAVLASSLLTILLNALLFRRVPSWLERRIAGLEPAREAPSAAVTASPRVVVCGFGRVGRGVADALDAFGLPYVVVDLDPEALRAARARRAGAVFGDAGNPAVLQRAAVDRAELLVVAIPEFQTAHRCVRAARQMRPDLPILARVHQERHRASMVEAGATEVIQPEVEAALTIVGHSLVRLGVDRPQVRHYLEQARSRWPGADEGDGPEPAGRLEAREIVIRSPQVADRPLWRARIPERTGAVVVSVVHEGREVINPEPEQPLRRGDRLLAIGSGDQLDRLERLCTDEGAE; this is translated from the coding sequence GTGGAAGCCCATGCCGCCCGGCTGTTTGCCGATCTCGGGCTGCTCATGCTGGCCGCCCTCGGTGGGGGACTGCTGGCCCATGCGCTCCGGCAGCCGCTGATCGTCGGCTACATCCTCGGGGGTATTGCGGTCGGTCCCTTCACGCCGGGTCCTACGGTCACGGACGTCCGCGCGTTCGAACTGTTCGCGGAGATCGGCGTCGTGCTGCTGTTGTTTTCGGCGGGTGTCGAGTTCTCGATCCGCGAACTGTTCCGCGTGCGGCGTGTGGCCCTGCTGGGGGGTCCTGCAGGCATCGCGCTGACCGTCTTGCTGACCGTGGGTGTCGGCTGGCTGCTGCGCTGGCCGCTTGCCCAGTCGCTCGTCGTGGGCGGTGCGATCAGCGTGGCCAGCACCATGGTCCTCATCAAGTTCCTCCAGGAGCGCGGCGAGCTGGGTGCCCCGCACGGCCGCGTCGCCGTCGGCATCACCCTGGTTGAGGATCTGGCGGTGGTCGCGATGACCATCCTGCTGCCGGTGCTGGCGCTCGGCGGCGAGCACCGGCTGGCGCTGTTCGGCCGCGGCCTGCTGCAGGCGGCTTTGCTGTTGATCCCGCTGCTGTGGCTGGCCCGCCGGGTCGTCCCCAAGGTGCTGGCGCGGGTCGCGCGCACGCGCAACATGGAGCTGTTCCTGATGGTCACCCTCGCGATGGCCATCGGTACCGCGACGCTGACCGCGGGCCTGGGGCTTTCTCTGGCTTTGGGGGCCTTCTTGGCCGGACTGGTGATCAGCGAGTCCGAGTTCGCGCACGAGGCCCTCGCGCGGATCTTGCCCGTGCGCGACATCTTCGTGGCGGTGTTCTTCGTCTCGATCGGGACGTTCGTCCGCCCCGCCTCCCTGCTCGCAGAGGCGCAGGTGGTCGTCCTGCTGGTCGTGCTGATCACTGTCGGCAAGTTCTTGGTGTGGTCCGTCATCGTCCGGGCCGCCGGATACGGCGCGCGCACGGCCATCCTGGCGGGTCTGGGCCTCACCCAGATCGGTGAGTTCTCCTACATCCTCGCCGGTCTGGGCCGCGCTCAGGGTCTGGTCAGCACAGCGGTGTACGAGGCCGTCTTGGCCTCCTCGCTGCTGACGATCCTGCTGAACGCGCTGCTCTTCCGGCGCGTGCCCTCCTGGCTGGAGCGTCGGATCGCGGGTCTGGAGCCCGCGCGGGAGGCGCCATCGGCCGCGGTGACGGCCAGCCCGCGCGTGGTCGTCTGCGGCTTCGGGCGGGTCGGGCGGGGCGTCGCCGACGCACTCGACGCCTTCGGCCTACCCTACGTCGTCGTGGATCTGGATCCGGAGGCCCTGCGGGCGGCCCGTGCGCGGCGTGCGGGCGCGGTCTTCGGCGACGCGGGCAATCCCGCGGTCCTGCAGCGGGCCGCAGTCGACCGCGCCGAACTCCTCGTCGTCGCGATCCCGGAGTTCCAGACTGCTCACCGGTGTGTGCGAGCGGCGCGACAGATGCGCCCGGACCTGCCGATCCTTGCTCGGGTCCACCAGGAGCGGCATCGGGCGTCGATGGTCGAAGCCGGCGCCACCGAAGTCATCCAGCCCGAGGTCGAGGCGGCGCTCACGATCGTCGGCCACAGCCTGGTGCGGCTGGGGGTGGACCGCCCGCAGGTCCGCCATTATCTGGAGCAGGCCCGCAGCAGGTGGCCGGGGGCGGACGAGGGTGATGGGCCGGAGCCCGCGGGGCGGCTGGAGGCGCGGGAGATCGTGATCCGCAGCCCGCAGGTCGCCGACCGTCCGCTGTGGCGGGCCCGGATCCCGGAGCGCACGGGCGCGGTGGTCGTCAGCGTGGTGCACGAGGGCCGCGAGGTCATCAACCCCGAGCCTGAGCAGCCGCTCCGGCGCGGAGACCGCCTGCTGGCGATCGGCAGCGGCGATCAACTCGACCGGCTCGAGCGGCTGTGCACTGACGAGGGCGCCGAGTGA
- a CDS encoding proton-conducting transporter membrane subunit has product MSTALLWVPLIPIVGAAFIAPLSRRAAAAGALGVCAVTLALLGALSRQALPVSAGAQWLPALGVRYALALDGLGSVFSLLIAGVGILIVAYAIGYLPKEARLGTFFAFLMLFMGSMLGLVLADDLIVLYVFWELTSVASFLLIGFHHEDPESRRSAIRALVVTVLGGLAMLAGIVLMGTTAGTFAVSALVGRADAVQASTVYPWIVGLLLAGAFTKSAQVPFHFWLPSAMVAPTPVSAYLHSATMVKAGVFLLLRLGPVLGGTQTWSAWVVPVGMATFLFAAAVAVFQDDLKALLAYATVSALGLATALAGTGTVAGRDAALLVLLTHAAYKGTLFLVAGAVEHETHSRSIRRLGGLARTMPITAVLSGAAAMSMLGIPGFGGFWAKEAASAALPTVEAALLSAGSVFTAAYGFRFLSIFWRPPDAEPGAHDAPTLLAPAAVLAATGVLFGLWPASLEQVVAPVAGTVNLWHGLKPDKLGLTILTLALGAALARWGSAPALPVEGGRIFDRWMDMLMAFAKFLARRTITGVLRDYLAAVLVTAIAGAGFALWRFGDWSGTDPFRPFPHEVMVVVLAIAAVVTATVVRSLVAVVIALGAVGYTVALLFLSLLAPDLALTQVLVETVTLVLFLTVVTHLLTPDEPNRHPGMAVDALLAVGAGLTAAGLASQILRRSEDTRLATFFAEHAQAAGGTNLVNLILVDFRGLDTLGEITVLGIAALGVFALAQRRRPR; this is encoded by the coding sequence ATGTCCACCGCTCTTCTTTGGGTCCCTCTGATTCCGATCGTCGGCGCCGCGTTCATCGCCCCGCTGTCGAGGCGGGCGGCCGCTGCGGGGGCGCTGGGGGTCTGCGCCGTCACCCTGGCCCTATTGGGTGCCCTCTCGCGACAGGCTCTGCCGGTTTCGGCGGGCGCACAGTGGTTGCCCGCCCTCGGCGTGCGCTACGCGCTGGCCTTGGACGGGCTGGGGTCGGTGTTCTCGCTGCTCATCGCGGGCGTGGGCATCCTCATCGTCGCGTACGCGATCGGCTATCTGCCCAAGGAAGCGCGGCTGGGCACGTTCTTCGCGTTCTTGATGCTGTTCATGGGATCGATGCTGGGGCTGGTGCTGGCCGACGACCTGATCGTCCTGTACGTCTTCTGGGAGCTGACGTCGGTCGCGTCGTTTTTGCTCATCGGCTTCCACCACGAAGACCCCGAAAGCCGCCGGTCGGCGATCCGTGCGCTGGTCGTCACGGTCCTGGGCGGTCTCGCCATGCTCGCGGGAATCGTGCTGATGGGTACCACCGCCGGCACGTTCGCCGTCTCGGCGCTCGTCGGGCGGGCCGACGCGGTGCAGGCCAGCACGGTGTACCCATGGATCGTCGGCCTCCTGCTGGCCGGCGCGTTCACGAAGTCGGCGCAGGTTCCGTTTCACTTCTGGCTGCCCTCCGCGATGGTCGCACCCACTCCGGTGAGCGCCTACCTGCACTCGGCCACGATGGTCAAAGCCGGAGTGTTCCTGCTGCTGCGCCTGGGCCCCGTACTCGGCGGAACCCAAACGTGGAGCGCCTGGGTGGTCCCGGTCGGGATGGCCACGTTCCTGTTCGCCGCTGCGGTCGCCGTCTTCCAGGACGACCTGAAGGCGCTGCTGGCCTATGCGACGGTGAGTGCGCTCGGCCTGGCGACGGCACTGGCCGGGACGGGCACGGTCGCCGGCCGCGACGCGGCGTTGCTGGTCTTGCTCACGCACGCCGCCTACAAGGGCACCCTGTTCTTGGTGGCCGGCGCCGTGGAGCACGAAACCCACAGCCGTTCGATCCGCCGGCTCGGTGGCCTGGCCCGGACGATGCCGATCACCGCCGTGCTGTCCGGCGCAGCGGCGATGTCGATGCTGGGGATCCCGGGGTTTGGGGGGTTTTGGGCCAAGGAAGCCGCGTCTGCAGCTCTGCCGACCGTCGAGGCCGCGCTGCTGTCGGCGGGGTCGGTCTTCACCGCCGCGTACGGCTTCCGGTTTTTGTCCATCTTCTGGAGGCCGCCGGACGCCGAGCCGGGCGCCCACGACGCGCCGACGCTGTTGGCGCCGGCCGCCGTGCTGGCGGCGACCGGTGTGCTGTTCGGGTTGTGGCCCGCGTCGCTGGAGCAGGTCGTCGCGCCCGTTGCGGGGACGGTGAACCTGTGGCATGGCCTCAAGCCCGACAAGCTCGGTCTGACGATCCTCACGCTGGCGTTGGGGGCCGCGCTCGCGCGGTGGGGGAGCGCGCCGGCGCTGCCCGTCGAAGGCGGCAGGATCTTCGATCGCTGGATGGACATGCTGATGGCGTTCGCAAAGTTCCTCGCCCGGCGGACGATCACCGGTGTCCTGCGCGACTACCTCGCCGCGGTGCTGGTGACCGCGATCGCCGGGGCGGGCTTCGCACTGTGGCGCTTCGGGGACTGGTCGGGCACGGATCCCTTCCGTCCCTTTCCCCACGAGGTCATGGTGGTCGTCCTCGCCATCGCGGCGGTCGTCACCGCGACGGTCGTGCGCAGTCTCGTGGCCGTCGTGATCGCGCTGGGCGCGGTCGGCTACACCGTCGCGCTGCTGTTCCTCTCCTTGCTGGCACCCGATCTGGCTCTGACGCAGGTCCTCGTCGAGACCGTCACCTTGGTCCTGTTCCTGACCGTCGTGACGCACCTGCTCACCCCCGACGAGCCCAACCGCCACCCGGGGATGGCGGTCGACGCGCTGCTGGCGGTGGGAGCCGGACTGACCGCCGCGGGCCTGGCATCCCAGATCCTACGCCGGTCCGAAGACACGCGGCTGGCGACGTTCTTCGCGGAACACGCACAGGCCGCCGGCGGCACGAATCTGGTGAATCTGATCCTCGTGGACTTCCGCGGTCTGGACACGCTCGGCGAGATCACCGTCTTGGGCATCGCGGCGCTGGGGGTGTTCGCCCTGGCGCAACGGCGGAGGCCGAGATGA